In Salmo salar chromosome ssa03, Ssal_v3.1, whole genome shotgun sequence, a single genomic region encodes these proteins:
- the LOC106601338 gene encoding thioredoxin, mitochondrial isoform X2, protein MAHRLLVRRIWTLSVKDLRCLPASTSSFSTSLRSSTTPLSLLSPKRTLPRSLQHTSRREVSFNVQDHEDFTERVINSELPVLIDFHAQWCGPCKILGPRLEKAVAKQKGKVAMAKVDIDDHTDLAIEYGVSAVPTVIAMRGGDVIDQFVGIKDDEALDSFVSKLVGQ, encoded by the exons ATGGCTCACCGGCTGCTAGTCCGTAGAATTTGGACCCTCTCAGTAAAAGACCTTCGCTGTCTCCcggcctccacctcctccttctctacctccctgcGTTCCTCCactacccctctatccctcctttccCCCAAACGCACTCTGCCCCGCTCCCTGCAACACACTTCCCGCAGAGAGGTCTCCTTCAATGTGCAGGACCATGAGGACTTCACAGAGAGAGTCATCAACAGTGAGCTGCCTGTACTTATTGACTTCCATGCCCA GTGGTGTGGTCCCTGCAAGATACTGGGGCCAAGATTAGAGAAAGCTGTCGCCAAACAGAAAGGCAAAGTTGCCATGGCAAAGGTCGACATAGACGATCACACAGACTTGGCCATTGAATATGGG GTATCGGCGGTCCCCACGGTAATCGCCATGCGAGGAGGCGACGTCATTGACCAGTTTGTGGGAATCAAAGATGATGAGGCTCTGGACTCGTTTGTCAGCAAGCTTGTTGGACAATGA